One Cohnella candidum genomic region harbors:
- a CDS encoding DUF4185 domain-containing protein, with the protein MSVLGSILLVTACSGEDSPDPQGKVIPEESTFFSTVQVEPNSTYSTFSDGDLWPVAWSDDDNLYTANGDGAGFDFGSEFSDIVVNKITGSPWTQNLDGERLAAGDGVSQVWSDPALYNRKPTGMVSVNGDLYLAVQDLSKDDKTGDIFNEVPAATILKSTDKGKNWKVGPNAPMFKDHVFTTVMFLDYGKDGANNTFDDYVYAYGMDYNWRDSFNDKVTDPTKLYLARMPKDKIQDVSAWEFYAGNLKGKAKWTKAGDIASRKPVLQDDRRVYTDRLTDGLGNMSVISQGSIVYDKPLDRYLYTSWTEFTFEFYEAPKPWGPWKRFYSADFGDYPWTQDKNGGYATVIPSKFINEDGREMWLNANTFVGGVKNYDFSLRKMKVTPYKKTKATNRKSNDNLALPSYDPDVAPYARTMGNGGNAKLNDGKKDESVDSFNGERKPEDWWGYVWPKSYRMNKVVFTNGTPSSSGGWFENVRVQVRQNFEWVDVKNAKVSPAYPANASAEDQTYTFTFDEIAGDGVRIIGKPGGDEAFTSVSELEVYYS; encoded by the coding sequence ATGTCGGTTTTGGGAAGCATCCTGCTGGTCACAGCTTGCAGCGGCGAAGATTCGCCGGATCCGCAAGGCAAAGTGATTCCAGAGGAGAGCACCTTCTTCTCCACCGTGCAGGTAGAGCCGAATTCCACTTACTCGACCTTCAGCGACGGGGATTTGTGGCCGGTCGCCTGGTCCGACGACGACAATCTCTATACCGCGAACGGGGACGGCGCCGGTTTCGATTTCGGATCCGAGTTTTCCGACATCGTCGTGAACAAGATCACCGGCTCTCCATGGACCCAAAACCTCGATGGAGAGAGATTGGCAGCGGGGGACGGCGTGAGCCAAGTATGGTCCGATCCGGCGCTGTATAACCGGAAACCGACGGGCATGGTCTCCGTGAACGGCGATTTGTACCTGGCGGTGCAGGACCTGAGCAAGGACGATAAAACGGGGGACATTTTCAACGAGGTGCCGGCCGCGACCATCCTGAAGTCCACCGACAAAGGGAAGAATTGGAAGGTGGGGCCCAACGCCCCGATGTTCAAGGACCATGTCTTCACGACGGTCATGTTTTTGGATTACGGCAAGGACGGGGCGAACAACACGTTCGACGACTATGTCTACGCGTACGGAATGGATTACAACTGGCGGGACTCGTTTAACGATAAAGTGACGGACCCGACCAAGCTGTACCTGGCCCGGATGCCGAAGGATAAAATCCAGGACGTGTCGGCTTGGGAGTTTTACGCCGGGAATCTGAAGGGCAAGGCGAAATGGACGAAAGCCGGCGATATCGCTTCGAGGAAGCCGGTGCTGCAGGACGACCGCCGGGTGTATACGGACCGCCTGACGGACGGTTTGGGCAACATGTCCGTCATTTCGCAGGGCAGCATCGTATACGACAAACCGCTAGACCGCTATTTATACACGTCGTGGACCGAATTCACGTTCGAATTTTATGAGGCGCCGAAGCCTTGGGGCCCATGGAAAAGATTCTATTCGGCGGACTTCGGGGATTATCCGTGGACGCAGGATAAGAACGGCGGCTACGCGACGGTCATCCCGTCTAAGTTCATCAACGAAGACGGCCGCGAAATGTGGCTGAACGCCAACACGTTCGTCGGAGGCGTGAAAAACTACGATTTCTCGCTCCGCAAAATGAAAGTGACGCCTTATAAGAAAACGAAAGCCACCAACCGGAAGAGCAACGACAATCTGGCACTGCCTTCCTATGACCCGGATGTCGCCCCTTACGCTAGAACGATGGGCAATGGGGGGAACGCCAAACTGAACGACGGCAAAAAGGACGAGTCGGTGGACAGCTTTAACGGCGAACGGAAGCCCGAAGATTGGTGGGGGTACGTCTGGCCGAAATCTTACCGGATGAACAAAGTCGTGTTCACCAACGGGACTCCTTCGTCCTCCGGAGGGTGGTTCGAAAACGTCCGGGTTCAGGTGCGGCAAAATTTCGAATGGGTGGACGTGAAAAACGCCAAAGTCTCGCCGGCTTATCCGGCCAATGCGAGCGCGGAAGATCAAACCTATACGTTCACGTTCGACGAGATCGCCGGAGACGGCGTGAGGATTATCGGCAAACCTGGCGGAGATGAAGCGTTCACGTCCGTCAGCGAGCTTGAAGTCTACTATTCTTGA
- a CDS encoding RbsD/FucU family protein, producing the protein MLIGIPIRISPELIKVLMEMGHGDELVLADGNFPAASHAQRLIRCDGHSIPELLDDILTLFPADTSSDRAFAVMQVDPGDPVDTPIWERFCEIAAARTGSEKPFEQMERHEFYARVKNAYAVVATGESALYANLIIRKGVIPS; encoded by the coding sequence ATGTTGATCGGAATCCCCATACGGATTTCTCCTGAACTGATCAAAGTGCTGATGGAAATGGGCCACGGCGACGAGCTCGTGCTGGCGGACGGCAATTTTCCCGCCGCGAGCCACGCCCAGAGGCTGATCCGCTGCGACGGCCATTCGATACCGGAATTGCTGGACGATATCCTGACGCTGTTTCCGGCGGATACTTCATCGGACCGGGCGTTCGCCGTCATGCAGGTAGACCCGGGAGACCCGGTGGACACGCCTATCTGGGAACGTTTCTGCGAGATCGCGGCGGCGCGGACCGGTTCGGAGAAGCCGTTCGAGCAGATGGAACGCCATGAATTTTACGCCCGCGTCAAGAACGCGTATGCCGTCGTCGCCACCGGAGAAAGCGCGCTTTACGCGAACTTGATCATCCGCAAAGGCGTCATCCCTTCATGA
- a CDS encoding AraC family transcriptional regulator, whose translation MTEQRRSLLRQFSPNVRLAWNHRVSEMTLKSRIIFDYELLYLEKGELSVRIEQEFHKLHPGDIILFKPGKEHEFLGSNGECWMPHIHFDVLNYEDFEAVPINFKTRRECTEEEASLIRPDILGAALNFPDVIRIGGHAEILHHLHRLIHAYDRMDQEFTILQKSLVLLILHQLAKGLEAQHSTHLTLHEKALERTVTYIVEHYNRTVHLSELSKIACLSVFHFSRLFKEKYGLSPHQFQIRRRIEKAKELMMFSRLSLTSIAEEVGYGSVYAFSKAFKQAEGVSPREFIRVSSGQ comes from the coding sequence ATGACCGAACAACGCCGCAGCCTGCTCCGGCAATTTTCTCCCAATGTCCGGCTCGCATGGAACCATCGGGTTTCGGAGATGACATTGAAATCCAGGATCATTTTCGACTACGAGCTTCTCTATCTTGAAAAGGGCGAGCTGAGCGTGCGGATTGAACAGGAGTTCCATAAGCTCCATCCGGGAGACATCATTCTGTTCAAGCCGGGCAAGGAGCACGAATTCCTGGGTTCTAACGGGGAATGCTGGATGCCGCACATCCACTTCGACGTCCTGAACTACGAGGATTTCGAGGCCGTGCCGATCAACTTCAAAACCCGGCGGGAGTGCACGGAAGAAGAGGCGTCGCTCATCCGTCCCGACATTCTCGGCGCTGCCCTGAACTTTCCCGACGTGATCCGGATCGGCGGCCATGCCGAGATTCTCCACCATCTCCACCGGCTCATCCATGCCTATGACCGGATGGACCAGGAGTTCACGATTCTTCAGAAGTCGCTTGTGCTGCTCATTCTCCATCAATTGGCCAAAGGGTTGGAGGCGCAGCACAGCACCCACCTTACCCTGCATGAAAAAGCGCTCGAGCGGACGGTGACCTATATCGTCGAGCACTACAACCGGACGGTTCATCTGAGCGAGCTGTCCAAAATCGCCTGCCTCAGCGTCTTCCACTTCTCCCGGCTGTTTAAGGAGAAGTATGGGCTGTCGCCTCATCAATTCCAAATCCGCCGTCGAATCGAGAAGGCGAAAGAACTCATGATGTTCAGCCGGCTCTCCCTGACTTCGATCGCGGAGGAAGTCGGGTACGGCAGCGTATATGCGTTCAGCAAGGCGTTCAAACAGGCGGAAGGCGTCTCCCCCCGCGAATTCATCCGTGTATCATCCGGGCAATGA
- a CDS encoding DUF4185 domain-containing protein, with protein sequence MNLNLNLKEKLNSNLNPKRKAAAAALTGLLLAATLAVPASAEPVKPDSSSFELYGTKATKVARVTGATPEGETLPNPNQTKSRYALGGTDLGIVWDATTDPAHPKVMVAFGDSFDGWGGNGGGGTGWRGNVLALSEDQDLTDDLKFTTMITDPATPDYAKEIIHSDHNTNGTGDFTAIPTSGVSVGSRHFIHYMQIRNWGAAGRWNLNFSEIAYSDDEGQTWTKSGVKWGPGSKFGQAAFLKDGGYVYMFGTPAGRFDGAYLARVPEADVLTKEKYEYWNGTSWAVNNEDAAVRVIDDPVGELSVAYNSYYGKYIMTYLNEDRAAIVLRSSSEITGGWSGESEIATGDEYPALYGAFIHPWSLKGKDLYFLMSQWVPYNVFLMHSTLEIGEPAKNLLADPSFESQQSGTISSPWILESGKGGVDRNHAFSRGGANNIFMRNDVGWNGIKQTVQVAPNTDYELTGFLRTSQNNNAGYFGVRAPDGKIMKELNYGRLDDYTKESIRFNSGPNTSVTVFTGFWSNGDTWIQADDYSLLAVDSVPPVITLKGDASVEIPLGGTFEDPGATASDNLDGDISRKIAREGTVDASLVGTYALTYRVTDTEGNAAAPVTRTVKVVGPAYAVQNAAFKDASGNALSELPKKGMVLVSADIKSYTSSPEPVTLVFALYDKKGELQNVSAVTQSVSPGATETFTGGFMMPGNHSGYTAKLFVAKSISSLEPLSNVASLSQK encoded by the coding sequence ATGAACCTGAACTTGAACCTGAAAGAGAAGCTGAATTCGAATTTGAACCCGAAACGGAAAGCGGCAGCCGCGGCCCTGACCGGCTTGCTGCTCGCGGCAACGCTGGCGGTACCCGCGTCCGCGGAACCGGTCAAGCCGGATTCCTCATCTTTTGAACTTTACGGAACGAAAGCGACCAAAGTCGCCAGGGTAACCGGGGCCACGCCGGAGGGCGAGACGCTTCCGAACCCGAATCAGACCAAAAGCCGCTACGCGCTGGGCGGTACCGATCTCGGCATCGTCTGGGACGCGACGACGGATCCGGCCCACCCGAAGGTCATGGTCGCGTTCGGAGACTCGTTCGACGGCTGGGGCGGCAACGGAGGCGGCGGCACGGGCTGGAGAGGCAACGTGCTGGCGCTGTCGGAGGACCAGGATCTCACGGACGATTTGAAATTCACGACCATGATCACGGACCCGGCGACGCCGGACTACGCGAAGGAAATCATCCATTCGGACCACAACACGAACGGAACCGGCGATTTTACGGCCATTCCGACGTCGGGCGTATCCGTCGGCAGCAGGCATTTTATCCATTACATGCAGATCCGGAACTGGGGCGCGGCCGGCAGGTGGAACCTCAATTTCAGCGAGATCGCCTATTCGGACGACGAGGGCCAGACTTGGACGAAGTCGGGCGTCAAATGGGGACCGGGCAGCAAATTCGGGCAAGCGGCTTTCCTCAAGGACGGCGGTTACGTCTACATGTTCGGCACGCCGGCGGGCCGATTCGACGGCGCCTATCTGGCTAGGGTTCCGGAAGCGGACGTCCTGACGAAAGAGAAATACGAATACTGGAACGGCACGTCTTGGGCCGTGAACAACGAAGACGCCGCGGTTCGGGTTATCGACGATCCGGTGGGCGAGCTGTCGGTCGCCTACAATTCCTATTACGGCAAGTACATCATGACGTATTTGAACGAGGACCGCGCCGCGATCGTACTCCGCAGCTCTTCCGAAATAACGGGAGGCTGGTCGGGCGAATCCGAAATCGCCACAGGGGACGAGTACCCCGCGCTCTACGGCGCCTTCATCCATCCTTGGAGTCTGAAAGGCAAAGACCTTTATTTCCTGATGTCCCAGTGGGTTCCCTATAATGTGTTCCTCATGCATTCCACGTTGGAGATCGGAGAGCCGGCGAAAAACCTGCTCGCGGACCCTTCGTTCGAAAGCCAGCAATCCGGTACGATCTCTTCTCCCTGGATCCTGGAGAGCGGCAAAGGAGGCGTGGACCGGAACCATGCCTTCTCGCGCGGAGGCGCGAACAACATATTCATGCGCAATGACGTCGGCTGGAACGGGATCAAACAAACCGTGCAGGTCGCTCCGAATACCGATTACGAGCTGACCGGGTTCCTTCGGACGTCGCAGAATAACAACGCCGGTTATTTCGGCGTCCGGGCGCCGGACGGGAAAATCATGAAGGAACTGAATTACGGCCGATTGGACGATTACACCAAGGAATCGATCCGCTTCAATTCCGGTCCCAACACTTCGGTGACCGTGTTCACGGGTTTCTGGTCCAACGGGGACACTTGGATTCAGGCGGACGATTACAGTCTGCTGGCGGTCGACTCCGTTCCGCCGGTCATCACTCTGAAGGGAGATGCGTCCGTTGAAATCCCGCTCGGCGGCACGTTCGAGGATCCTGGAGCGACGGCCAGCGACAATCTGGATGGCGATATTTCCCGGAAAATAGCGAGAGAGGGCACCGTGGACGCGTCTCTTGTCGGAACGTATGCGTTAACCTATCGGGTGACCGACACGGAAGGCAACGCTGCCGCTCCCGTCACGCGTACGGTCAAGGTGGTCGGCCCGGCTTACGCCGTGCAGAACGCGGCGTTCAAGGACGCTTCCGGCAACGCGCTGAGCGAGCTTCCTAAGAAGGGCATGGTACTCGTGAGCGCAGACATCAAGAGCTACACTTCTTCTCCGGAGCCGGTTACGCTTGTATTCGCGTTATACGACAAGAAAGGCGAGCTGCAAAACGTTTCCGCGGTGACGCAGTCGGTCAGTCCGGGGGCAACGGAGACGTTCACCGGAGGGTTTATGATGCCGGGCAACCACTCGGGTTACACGGCGAAGCTGTTCGTGGCGAAATCGATCTCCAGCCTCGAGCCGCTCTCGAACGTGGCAAGCTTGAGCCAGAAATAA
- a CDS encoding cupin domain-containing protein: protein MVTVSDLREGKHVLSMDWGKIQWLCGQDIDPDCEMTFGMVYIHAGESNPRHYHPNCEEYIFVLSGECDHSIGDEIVHLAPGMMLRIPRGVPHNAAVTGWEPCRMIIAYSAPDRQTIGEDE from the coding sequence ATGGTGACCGTATCGGATTTAAGGGAAGGCAAGCATGTATTGAGCATGGATTGGGGCAAAATCCAGTGGCTCTGCGGACAGGATATCGATCCCGATTGCGAAATGACGTTCGGCATGGTGTACATTCACGCGGGTGAGTCGAATCCGCGGCACTACCACCCCAACTGCGAGGAATATATTTTCGTGCTGTCCGGCGAATGCGACCATTCCATCGGGGACGAGATCGTGCATCTCGCGCCGGGCATGATGCTCCGGATCCCCCGCGGCGTCCCGCACAACGCGGCGGTAACCGGCTGGGAGCCTTGCCGCATGATCATCGCGTATTCGGCGCCGGATCGGCAGACGATCGGTGAAGACGAATAA
- a CDS encoding Gfo/Idh/MocA family protein, translated as MSTVTYNFEYDRKLKACFIGAGGHSFRNVYPTFQYAPVDLAAICDTDGDRAAAYARQFGALRHYTDHREMLKNEKPDVVFIVTAYHPDGRVQATELALDALEAGAHVWMEKPTASSVREVEQLMKTSRRTGRFVMTGMKKVFFPSIEKAKQIISSPEFGRPSSVYIRYPQDLPPFEERSDLPRMKWLLDHIFHPASILHDLMGPIRSFFYEREPNNGGSVTVLQFMSGAVGTMHLCAGMSGSSPLERLEVVGEGANVVVDNGVKVSYYRRAERPAYGRSSSYLVKDEEAPLVWEPEFSLGQLYNKNIFYLGYVPEVVYFCECVLNGTAPEKGSLEASLEIVKLFEGYRNTPAGTLGRING; from the coding sequence GTGTCTACGGTTACCTACAATTTCGAGTACGACCGCAAGCTGAAAGCCTGTTTCATCGGAGCGGGGGGCCATTCTTTCCGCAACGTCTATCCGACGTTCCAGTATGCGCCGGTCGACCTGGCGGCCATTTGCGATACGGACGGGGACCGAGCAGCCGCGTATGCCCGGCAATTCGGTGCGCTGCGGCACTATACCGACCATCGGGAGATGCTGAAGAATGAGAAGCCGGACGTCGTCTTCATCGTTACGGCCTACCATCCGGACGGAAGGGTGCAGGCGACGGAGCTGGCCTTGGATGCCCTCGAAGCGGGAGCGCATGTATGGATGGAGAAGCCGACGGCTTCGAGCGTGCGGGAAGTGGAGCAGCTGATGAAGACGAGCCGCAGAACAGGACGTTTCGTCATGACGGGGATGAAGAAAGTGTTCTTCCCATCCATCGAGAAGGCGAAGCAGATCATCTCGTCTCCCGAATTCGGACGGCCCTCATCGGTGTATATCCGTTACCCGCAGGACCTCCCTCCGTTCGAGGAGAGGTCGGATTTGCCGCGTATGAAATGGCTGCTCGACCACATTTTCCATCCCGCCTCGATCCTGCATGATCTCATGGGGCCGATCCGCAGCTTCTTCTACGAGCGGGAACCGAATAACGGCGGCAGCGTGACGGTGCTTCAATTCATGTCCGGCGCCGTGGGCACGATGCATTTGTGCGCGGGCATGTCCGGGAGCAGTCCGCTCGAACGATTGGAGGTCGTAGGCGAGGGCGCGAACGTCGTGGTCGACAACGGGGTCAAGGTTTCGTATTACCGCCGGGCGGAACGCCCCGCATACGGTCGATCCTCCTCCTACCTGGTGAAGGATGAGGAAGCCCCTCTCGTGTGGGAACCGGAATTTTCGCTCGGGCAGTTGTACAACAAAAACATTTTCTATCTGGGCTATGTTCCCGAGGTCGTGTATTTCTGCGAATGCGTGCTGAACGGCACGGCTCCGGAGAAAGGCTCGCTCGAAGCGTCGCTCGAAATCGTCAAGCTGTTCGAGGGATACCGGAATACGCCGGCCGGGACGCTCGGCAGGATCAATGGTTGA
- a CDS encoding zinc-dependent alcohol dehydrogenase family protein — translation MKALVMEKPHQAVVKEVPYPAPRQGEVVIEVVQVGICGTDFHIFEGEFLSPYPLIPGHEFSGVVHELGEGVEGFRIGDRVTADPSLFCGRCRYCLTNRGNQCENWGALGNTVDGSMAEYVAVPARNVVKIPDGMTFETAAFIEPMACVVHAMNRLQLQAGQSVLLYGAGAMGLQLVQSLSRLGASRLTVADVSDRKLELARELGATDAVNVLRERQRLDGEKFDVVVDATGIPSVIEEAMTHLGKTAKYLQFGVTPKHAEIRVNPFDLYHKDWTILGSMAINYTFLNAFEWVKAGRVQLEPLVSKVITLEETPAFLAKPKDPELLKVQIKIRD, via the coding sequence ATGAAAGCGCTCGTGATGGAAAAACCGCATCAAGCGGTCGTTAAAGAAGTTCCTTATCCCGCTCCCCGTCAGGGGGAAGTCGTGATCGAAGTCGTTCAGGTCGGAATATGCGGGACCGACTTTCACATTTTCGAAGGGGAGTTCTTATCTCCTTACCCTCTTATTCCGGGGCATGAGTTTTCGGGCGTCGTCCATGAACTCGGAGAAGGAGTGGAAGGCTTCCGGATCGGGGACCGGGTGACCGCGGATCCCTCGCTCTTCTGCGGCCGCTGCCGTTATTGCCTGACGAACCGGGGCAACCAATGCGAGAATTGGGGCGCGCTCGGCAATACCGTGGACGGAAGCATGGCCGAATACGTCGCCGTGCCGGCCCGCAACGTCGTGAAAATCCCGGACGGCATGACTTTCGAAACCGCCGCGTTCATCGAACCGATGGCTTGCGTCGTGCACGCCATGAACCGACTGCAGTTGCAAGCCGGCCAATCCGTTCTGCTGTATGGAGCGGGGGCGATGGGGCTGCAGTTGGTGCAGTCGCTGTCCCGTCTGGGGGCTTCGCGACTGACGGTCGCGGACGTCTCGGACCGCAAGCTGGAGCTGGCGAGAGAGCTGGGCGCCACCGACGCGGTGAATGTCCTCCGCGAAAGGCAGCGGCTCGACGGAGAGAAATTCGACGTGGTCGTGGATGCCACGGGCATTCCGTCCGTGATTGAAGAGGCCATGACACACTTGGGCAAAACGGCGAAGTACCTGCAGTTCGGCGTCACCCCCAAACACGCGGAAATCCGGGTCAACCCGTTTGACCTTTATCATAAGGATTGGACGATCCTCGGCTCCATGGCGATCAACTATACGTTCCTGAACGCGTTCGAATGGGTGAAGGCAGGCCGGGTTCAGTTGGAACCTCTCGTATCTAAAGTGATCACGCTGGAAGAAACGCCGGCGTTCCTGGCCAAGCCGAAGGATCCGGAGCTGCTGAAGGTGCAGATCAAAATTCGGGACTAG